One region of Spiroplasma endosymbiont of Asaphidion curtum genomic DNA includes:
- a CDS encoding adenylosuccinate synthase translates to MKNTLAIIGSQWGDEGKGKISDYFAQNSTVIVRWAGGDNAGHTIVFNNEKYKLNLVPSGIFNEQAINIIANGCVINLEKLIMEIKSLQDKGFSCHNLKISNRAHVIMPYHLKIDEYQEVKRKNIIGTTKRGIGPTYEDKIARIGIRICDLENSLTLKAKLENVIAIKEDILKQIYQDNLHIIVDNLLKQCQEWYAVIKQYVCDTSLLLNNLIKANQKVLFEGAQGVMLDIDHGTYPFVTSSNPSASSIAVGAGIAPWMVNNILAISKPYNTRVGNGVLITEMNAEMAHIIREAGKEYGTVSLRPRRIGWLDIVVLQHASRVNGFTSLAIMLLDVLSNIKLLKLCVAYVYKGEKINYIPADIEEYEKCKPVYMELAGWEADITKVKSWAELPENAKIYLQTISKLVDLPLALFSVGPDREQTILLTEIF, encoded by the coding sequence ATGAAAAATACATTAGCAATTATTGGTAGTCAATGAGGTGATGAAGGAAAAGGCAAAATAAGTGATTATTTTGCGCAAAATAGTACCGTTATTGTTCGCTGAGCTGGTGGTGATAATGCTGGTCATACAATAGTTTTTAATAATGAAAAATATAAGTTAAATTTAGTTCCTTCAGGGATATTTAATGAGCAAGCAATTAATATTATTGCTAATGGTTGTGTTATTAATTTAGAAAAGTTAATTATGGAAATTAAAAGTTTACAAGATAAAGGTTTTTCGTGTCATAATTTAAAAATTTCGAATCGTGCCCATGTCATTATGCCATATCATTTAAAAATTGATGAATATCAAGAAGTAAAACGAAAAAATATTATTGGGACAACTAAAAGAGGCATTGGTCCGACATATGAAGATAAAATCGCAAGAATAGGAATTAGAATTTGTGATTTAGAAAATTCACTAACATTAAAAGCAAAATTAGAAAATGTCATTGCGATTAAAGAAGATATTTTAAAACAAATATATCAAGATAATTTACATATTATAGTAGATAATTTATTAAAACAATGTCAAGAGTGATATGCGGTAATTAAACAATATGTTTGTGATACTTCGTTATTATTAAATAATTTAATTAAAGCAAATCAAAAAGTATTATTTGAAGGTGCCCAAGGTGTGATGTTAGATATTGACCATGGAACATATCCCTTTGTTACTAGTTCTAATCCATCAGCATCATCAATTGCCGTTGGGGCAGGAATTGCTCCGTGAATGGTTAATAATATATTAGCAATTAGTAAACCATATAATACTCGTGTTGGTAATGGTGTATTAATTACGGAAATGAATGCTGAAATGGCCCATATAATTAGAGAAGCTGGTAAAGAGTATGGCACAGTATCATTGCGACCACGCCGGATTGGTTGATTAGATATTGTTGTTTTACAACATGCAAGTCGTGTTAATGGATTTACATCATTAGCAATTATGCTTTTAGATGTTTTAAGCAATATTAAATTATTAAAATTATGTGTTGCTTATGTTTATAAGGGTGAAAAAATTAATTATATTCCAGCTGATATTGAAGAGTATGAAAAATGTAAACCAGTTTATATGGAATTAGCTGGTTGAGAAGCAGATATTACAAAAGTAAAATCGTGAGCAGAATTACCTGAAAATGCTAAAATTTATTTACAAACAATTAGTAAATTAGTTGATTTACCATTGGCATTATTTTCTGTTGGCCCAGATCGTGAACAAACAATTTTATTAACCGAAATATTTTAA
- a CDS encoding DJ-1 family glyoxalase III, producing the protein MATVAIFLATGYEEIEAITVIDILRRAKINIDIISSENKDFIVGANNITIKSDYYFSQIPNDYAMLILPGGAKGVNNLQKNEHLMNLLKTFNKQNKFIAAICAAPQILGLLGIANNKNISVYPGCFNGLETAKIISNEAVVIDGHIITASSPGVAIKFALQLVAILTNDNIKEMITKQLVIL; encoded by the coding sequence ATGGCAACAGTAGCAATTTTTTTAGCAACTGGTTATGAAGAAATTGAAGCAATAACTGTTATTGATATTTTACGAAGAGCAAAAATTAATATTGATATTATTAGTAGTGAAAATAAAGATTTTATTGTGGGCGCTAATAATATTACTATTAAAAGTGATTATTATTTTAGTCAAATACCTAATGATTATGCGATGCTAATTTTACCTGGTGGAGCGAAGGGTGTTAATAATTTACAAAAAAATGAACATTTAATGAACTTATTAAAAACATTTAATAAACAAAATAAATTTATTGCTGCGATTTGTGCTGCCCCGCAAATTTTAGGATTGTTAGGTATTGCTAATAATAAGAATATTAGTGTTTATCCTGGGTGTTTCAATGGTTTAGAAACTGCTAAAATTATTAGCAATGAAGCTGTTGTTATTGATGGTCATATTATTACGGCATCATCACCTGGTGTTGCAATTAAGTTTGCTTTACAACTAGTCGCAATATTAACTAATGATAATATTAAAGAAATGATTACAAAGCAGTTAGTAATTTTATAA
- the purB gene encoding adenylosuccinate lyase — protein MIKRYQTKEMKVIWSEEKKYDTWLKVELLVCDAWGNLGLIDKSDFKKLKKVKVDLKLMNSLEKQTQHDMVAFTRMLSNSLENEKRWIHLGLTSTDVVDTAQNYLIKQANDVIAKELQKLLDNLKLKALKYRNLICIGRTHGIFAEPTSFGLKFVLWYEEINRQVERFLLARKQIEVIKISGAVGNYANVEPVVEDFVRQELGLGVDNISTQVTQRDRHAFLFSVFANIASTLEKIALEIRHSQRSEVDEIREGFSLNQKGSSAMPHKQNPIGSENICGLARLIRANSIVAYENNLLWNERDISHSSNERIIISGTFSLLHFILKRMNMILNLLEVNEKNIALNIEKTFNTFFSQRLLLEIIKKTQFSREEIYDFLQECTFASLKEKRDFKEVVKEYKISKYLDDEQLEKCFDINYFVRNVNIIYERVFPKRE, from the coding sequence ATGATTAAGCGTTATCAAACAAAAGAAATGAAAGTGATTTGAAGTGAAGAAAAGAAATATGATACTTGATTAAAAGTAGAATTATTAGTGTGTGATGCATGAGGCAATTTAGGATTAATTGATAAATCTGATTTTAAAAAATTGAAAAAAGTTAAAGTTGATTTAAAATTAATGAATAGTTTAGAAAAGCAAACACAACATGATATGGTTGCTTTTACAAGAATGTTATCAAATAGTTTAGAAAATGAAAAACGCTGAATTCATTTAGGATTAACTTCAACTGATGTTGTTGATACCGCTCAAAATTATTTAATTAAGCAAGCAAACGATGTTATTGCTAAAGAACTGCAAAAATTATTAGATAATTTAAAACTGAAAGCTTTAAAATATCGGAATTTAATTTGTATTGGAAGAACACACGGCATATTTGCCGAACCGACTTCTTTTGGTTTAAAATTTGTTTTATGGTATGAAGAAATTAATCGGCAAGTGGAAAGATTTTTGTTAGCGCGTAAGCAAATTGAAGTTATTAAAATTTCTGGTGCGGTTGGTAATTATGCGAATGTTGAACCAGTTGTGGAAGATTTTGTCAGACAAGAGTTAGGATTAGGCGTTGATAATATTTCAACGCAAGTAACTCAAAGAGATCGGCATGCGTTTCTTTTTAGTGTTTTTGCAAATATTGCTTCCACATTAGAAAAAATTGCTCTTGAAATTCGTCATAGTCAACGAAGTGAAGTTGATGAAATCCGCGAAGGATTTTCATTAAACCAAAAAGGTTCTAGTGCGATGCCTCATAAACAAAATCCAATTGGGAGTGAAAATATTTGTGGGTTAGCTCGTCTGATTCGTGCTAATAGTATTGTTGCTTATGAAAATAATTTGTTATGAAATGAAAGGGATATTTCGCATAGTTCTAATGAAAGAATAATTATTAGTGGAACATTTTCATTATTACATTTTATTTTAAAGCGGATGAATATGATTCTTAATCTTTTAGAAGTTAATGAAAAAAATATTGCTTTAAATATTGAAAAAACATTTAATACCTTTTTTAGTCAAAGATTGTTATTAGAAATTATTAAGAAAACCCAATTTTCTCGTGAAGAAATTTATGATTTTTTACAAGAGTGTACTTTTGCTAGTTTAAAAGAAAAACGAGATTTTAAGGAAGTAGTTAAAGAATATAAAATTTCTAAATATTTAGATGATGAGCAATTAGAAAAATGTTTTGATATTAATTATTTTGTTCGTAATGTTAATATTATTTATGAACGGGTTTTTCCTAAAAGGGAATAG
- the rsmI gene encoding 16S rRNA (cytidine(1402)-2'-O)-methyltransferase, with protein MIQKSFRNERPSLYLVATPIGNLKELNSRIAETLQLVVVIFCEDTRVSNKILQHFNIKKKLISLHQHNEKERINLVLHSLDNNQSVALLSDAGYPLILDPGYQLVQAVIAKKYNVVSISGSSALLNALVCSGLPPYPFLFWGFLDHKVGKLKQQVEQLKYRSESLIFYVGVHHLEKTLRVIKEILGNRDVCLARELTKMYETIYRMPLNDIINLDLASLKGEFVLIVKGYEAVVDYRSLTIKDHIILVAKKQNITIKEAIKEVANMRNLPKSLVYQVYHQD; from the coding sequence ATGATTCAGAAAAGTTTTCGTAATGAGCGACCATCGTTATATTTAGTAGCAACGCCAATTGGCAATTTAAAAGAGTTAAATAGTCGGATTGCAGAAACCTTACAACTTGTTGTTGTAATTTTTTGTGAAGATACAAGAGTAAGTAATAAAATATTACAACATTTTAATATTAAGAAAAAACTTATTTCATTACATCAACATAATGAAAAAGAACGAATTAATTTAGTATTACATTCTTTAGATAATAATCAGTCAGTTGCTTTGCTAAGTGATGCGGGCTATCCGTTAATATTGGATCCCGGATATCAATTAGTCCAAGCAGTAATTGCTAAGAAATATAATGTTGTTAGTATTAGTGGTTCTAGTGCCTTATTAAATGCTTTAGTTTGTTCGGGATTACCACCATATCCGTTTTTATTTTGAGGTTTTTTAGACCACAAAGTGGGAAAACTTAAACAACAAGTTGAACAATTAAAATATCGTTCTGAATCGTTAATTTTTTATGTTGGCGTGCATCATTTAGAAAAAACATTAAGGGTGATAAAAGAAATTTTAGGTAATCGTGATGTTTGTTTAGCAAGAGAGTTAACTAAGATGTATGAAACTATTTATCGAATGCCATTAAATGATATTATTAATCTTGATTTAGCTTCATTAAAGGGTGAATTTGTGTTAATTGTTAAAGGTTATGAAGCGGTGGTTGATTATCGTTCTTTAACTATTAAAGACCACATTATATTAGTAGCTAAAAAGCAAAATATTACTATTAAAGAAGCAATTAAGGAAGTAGCAAATATGCGAAATCTTCCTAAAAGTCTTGTATATCAAGTCTATCATCAAGACTAA
- a CDS encoding FlxA-like family protein, translating to MIKSNDTVVVIKELAEFESQKTSALKYVKALEDYRVRKEKALNDKLAEKDSQISKLNEQIKIYTKQVKLITDLVATFGKEGSLKELKKVKEEAKFEDQVDHIKAEFERIIKEKTKLNTENEANKQEIKDANEALDALQIAIDTGKEPLKLN from the coding sequence GTGATTAAATCAAATGATACAGTTGTTGTAATTAAAGAGTTAGCTGAATTTGAAAGTCAAAAAACTAGCGCTTTAAAGTATGTTAAGGCTCTTGAAGACTACCGAGTTAGAAAAGAAAAAGCTTTAAATGATAAATTAGCTGAGAAGGATAGTCAAATTAGTAAATTAAATGAGCAAATTAAAATATATACAAAACAAGTTAAGTTAATTACTGATTTAGTTGCTACTTTTGGTAAAGAAGGTAGTTTAAAAGAACTTAAAAAAGTAAAAGAAGAAGCGAAATTTGAAGACCAAGTTGATCATATTAAAGCTGAGTTTGAAAGAATAATTAAAGAAAAAACTAAGCTTAATACTGAAAATGAAGCAAATAAGCAAGAAATTAAGGATGCTAATGAGGCTTTAGATGCTTTACAAATAGCGATTGATACTGGTAAAGAGCCGTTAAAACTGAATTAG
- a CDS encoding transposase family protein → MLDKYKDENEFYSLIGIKYKTFMKMVEILKEAEAKQKQIGGRPNKLSIEQRLLMTLEYWKEYSTYRIIAKNIILVMLVVFVISFELKIL, encoded by the coding sequence ATGTTAGATAAATACAAAGACGAAAATGAATTTTATAGTCTAATAGGCATAAAATATAAAACTTTCATGAAAATGGTAGAAATTTTAAAAGAAGCTGAAGCAAAACAAAAACAAATTGGTGGTAGACCAAATAAATTATCAATAGAGCAAAGATTATTGATGACTTTAGAATACTGAAAAGAATATAGTACATATCGTATTATTGCAAAAAATATAATATTAGTCATGTTAGTTGTATTCGTAATATCTTTTGAGTTGAAAATACTCTAA
- a CDS encoding transposase family protein, with translation MFNNKIISVDFCYGSIHDYKLFLKSNTLINPKLELIADSGYQGLQNVHKNTLLPIKKSKNNPLNPDKKEYNSFLSKVRIAIEHVFARLKRFKY, from the coding sequence TTATTTAACAATAAGATTATTTCAGTAGATTTTTGTTATGGCAGTATTCATGATTATAAGTTATTTTTAAAATCAAATACACTTATAAATCCAAAATTAGAATTAATTGCTGATTCAGGATATCAAGGTTTGCAAAATGTTCATAAAAATACATTATTGCCAATTAAAAAGAGTAAAAATAATCCTTTAAATCCAGATAAAAAGGAATATAATAGCTTTTTAAGTAAAGTTAGAATTGCCATTGAACATGTTTTTGCTAGATTAAAAAGATTTAAATACTAG
- a CDS encoding IS1/IS1595 family N-terminal zinc-binding domain-containing protein: MEKIIQELVNNLTDDQFLEFYEKVKQQAELIKKQKRLNEIDQKFRAQGIKCPKCESYHCVKNGHNSEGKQKYLCKNCCASFDAFRNHFIYWSHLNYEQWNLLIQISLLGQSSKTISRFIKTTLKTAWYNRQKLIKSKQLENTQLKFKKLSGKIQIDETFIKEIHKGNFKHKTDPRRIHLDPFTTNTKCCIQMAIDNNNNIYVKSTNTKRLQKQWVIENMNKELINKNSIITSDMQKLYFLVAKQTNSTLCVTKTTINPEASYRNLNKISKLQSSLKEALIHYHGLGFTNIQNYLNLWKWKYQHKGLTPNQQTAVLYFNV, translated from the coding sequence ATGGAAAAAATAATTCAAGAACTAGTAAATAATTTAACAGATGATCAATTTTTAGAATTTTATGAAAAAGTCAAACAACAAGCAGAATTAATAAAAAAACAAAAACGTTTAAATGAAATTGATCAAAAATTTAGAGCTCAAGGTATTAAATGCCCTAAATGTGAATCTTACCATTGCGTTAAAAATGGACATAATTCAGAAGGAAAACAAAAATATTTATGTAAAAATTGCTGTGCAAGTTTTGACGCTTTTCGTAATCATTTTATTTATTGAAGTCATTTAAATTATGAACAATGAAATTTATTGATTCAAATTTCATTGCTGGGGCAATCTAGTAAAACAATTTCTCGTTTTATTAAAACTACATTAAAAACCGCTTGATATAATCGTCAAAAATTAATAAAATCAAAACAATTAGAAAATACCCAATTAAAATTTAAAAAATTATCTGGTAAAATCCAAATCGATGAAACTTTTATTAAAGAAATCCATAAAGGAAATTTCAAACATAAAACTGATCCACGAAGAATTCACCTTGACCCATTCACAACTAATACTAAATGCTGTATTCAAATGGCAATTGATAATAATAACAATATTTATGTTAAATCCACAAACACCAAACGTTTACAAAAACAATGAGTTATTGAAAATATGAACAAAGAATTAATTAACAAAAATTCAATTATTACTTCTGATATGCAAAAATTATATTTTTTAGTAGCAAAACAAACAAATTCTACTTTATGTGTAACTAAAACAACAATTAATCCTGAAGCTAGTTATCGTAACTTAAATAAAATCAGTAAATTACAATCTAGTCTTAAAGAAGCCTTAATTCATTATCATGGTTTAGGTTTTACTAATATTCAAAATTATTTAAATCTCTGAAAATGAAAATACCAACATAAGGGTTTAACTCCAAACCAACAAACAGCGGTATTATATTTTAATGTATAA
- a CDS encoding IS30 family transposase: MGYKHLGIYERIYIENQLKFKVKISEIAKNLNRSISTIIREVNRNKDSNHYFSLIAQNKAENRKQSHVYFHKFKNRELVKYVQQKLLLGWSPEQIYGRIKNFHKEWIISFKTIYNWIYSGLLEKVTNKNLRRKGKKRKSQENRGKFNGKSIKERNINVNNRITVGHWEGDTVVSSRGKSKSCLITLVERTSRFTLAMLVENRTTKVVNENISHYLSILPNNLVKTITFDRGKEFSNWQQLEKNLNVKIYFANAYSPWQRGTNENTNGLIREKFPKKFNFSNTTKNAVHKFILSLNQRPRKILNYLSPIEYLVRKII; this comes from the coding sequence ATGGGTTACAAACATCTTGGCATATATGAAAGAATTTATATTGAGAATCAATTGAAGTTTAAAGTAAAAATTAGTGAAATAGCTAAAAATCTTAATCGAAGTATTAGTACTATTATTCGAGAAGTCAATAGAAATAAAGATAGTAATCATTATTTTTCATTAATTGCACAAAATAAAGCAGAAAACAGAAAACAATCACATGTTTATTTTCATAAGTTTAAAAATAGAGAATTAGTAAAATATGTACAACAAAAATTACTATTAGGTTGATCGCCTGAACAAATTTATGGCAGAATTAAAAATTTTCATAAAGAATGAATTATTAGTTTTAAAACAATTTACAATTGAATTTATTCTGGATTACTTGAAAAAGTTACTAATAAAAATTTAAGAAGAAAAGGTAAGAAACGAAAATCTCAAGAAAATCGCGGTAAATTTAATGGTAAATCAATTAAAGAACGAAATATTAATGTTAATAATCGTATAACTGTTGGTCATTGAGAAGGTGATACTGTAGTATCATCACGAGGTAAAAGTAAATCATGTTTAATAACTTTAGTTGAAAGAACATCAAGATTTACTTTAGCAATGTTAGTTGAAAATAGAACTACTAAAGTTGTTAACGAAAACATTAGCCATTATTTATCAATTCTTCCAAATAATCTTGTTAAGACTATAACATTTGATAGGGGTAAAGAATTTTCTAATTGACAACAACTTGAAAAAAATTTAAATGTGAAAATTTATTTTGCTAATGCGTATTCGCCTTGACAAAGAGGTACTAATGAAAATACTAATGGTTTAATTAGAGAAAAATTTCCTAAAAAATTTAATTTTTCAAATACTACTAAAAATGCAGTTCATAAATTTATATTGTCTTTAAACCAAAGACCAAGAAAAATACTAAATTATCTTTCACCAATCGAATATTTGGTTAGAAAAATAATTTAG
- a CDS encoding IS5 family transposase (programmed frameshift), translating to MKFDKFNFINDKELLRLTGIKQSTFNKMLNILKEAELKKFKRGGKNNKLSLENRLLMTLSYWREYRTYFHLGKSFDISEASCYRNIKWIEDILIKHPDFQQLAGKKALINDYFNDKTIIIDATETPIQRPKKGQKQSYSGKKKKHTIKTQVIIEKESKIIIATNFSLGKKHDFCLFKESKIPILKNTKLIVDNGYQGIQKIHSNVLIPKKKTKKNPLNKEQKHNNKLISKMRIIIENIFAILKKFKIITEKYRNRRKRFSLRFNLIASIYNLQL from the exons ATGAAATTTGATAAATTTAATTTTATTAATGATAAAGAATTATTACGATTAACTGGAATAAAGCAAAGTACTTTTAATAAAATGTTAAATATTTTAAAAGAAGCTGAGTTAAAAAAGTTTAAAAGAGGTGGTAAAAATAATAAATTATCATTAGAAAATAGATTATTGATGACTTTATCATATTGACGAGAATATCGTACTTATTTTCATCTTGGTAAAAGTTTTGATATTAGTGAAGCTAGTTGTTATCGAAATATCAAGTGAATTGAAGATATTTTAATCAAACATCCTGATTTTCAACAACTTGCTGGTAAAAAAGCATTAATAAATGATTATTTTAATGATAAAACAATTATTATTGATGCTACAGAAACACCCATTCAACGCCCAAAAAAAG GACAAAAACAATCTTATTCAGGAAAAAAGAAAAAACACACTATTAAAACACAAGTAATTATTGAAAAAGAAAGCAAAATAATTATTGCAACAAATTTTTCTCTCGGTAAAAAGCATGATTTTTGTTTATTTAAAGAATCAAAAATCCCAATTTTAAAAAATACTAAATTAATAGTTGATAATGGTTATCAAGGAATACAAAAAATTCATAGTAATGTTCTAATACCTAAGAAAAAAACAAAGAAAAACCCTTTAAATAAAGAACAAAAACATAATAATAAATTAATTTCAAAAATGAGAATTATTATTGAAAATATTTTTGCTATTCTTAAAAAATTTAAAATTATTACTGAAAAATATCGTAATCGTAGAAAACGATTTAGTTTAAGATTTAATTTAATTGCTTCAATTTATAATTTGCAATTATAG
- the tpx gene encoding thiol peroxidase: MEVKMKGKPLQLIKEPIKIGETLDFVATNLNMSDFKITDIVKKKKVISVVPSVDTSTCLTQTKHMNENISKLENMQLITISRDLPFAQNKACESFKDNNHILISDYKYRDFGIKTGLVIQKLELLARTLLVLDKNNIVIYIDINEETSAEPNYTKLWDFLNK, from the coding sequence ATGGAAGTAAAAATGAAAGGAAAACCTTTACAATTAATTAAAGAACCAATTAAAATTGGTGAAACTCTTGATTTTGTCGCCACTAATCTTAATATGTCAGACTTTAAAATAACTGACATCGTCAAGAAAAAGAAAGTAATCTCAGTTGTCCCCAGTGTTGATACTAGCACTTGTTTAACCCAAACTAAACATATGAACGAAAATATTAGTAAACTAGAAAATATGCAACTAATTACAATTTCAAGAGACCTACCCTTCGCCCAAAATAAAGCTTGTGAAAGTTTTAAAGACAATAATCACATCCTTATATCTGACTACAAATATCGTGATTTCGGCATTAAAACTGGTTTAGTAATCCAAAAACTAGAACTTCTAGCAAGAACCTTATTAGTATTAGATAAAAATAACATCGTTATCTACATTGATATTAACGAAGAAACATCAGCGGAACCTAATTACACTAAACTATGAGACTTTTTAAACAAATAA
- the metG gene encoding methionine--tRNA ligase — protein sequence MQPKYFYVSTPIYYPNNELHLGHAYTTVLSDVLARYKKQQGYEVFFATGSDEHGQKIAKAAQLANITPQEFVDGIVNKFKDLWTALQIDYSKFIRTTSQEHTIVVEKIFNQLLVQEDIYLDQYEGWYCIACEEFVTKSQISHDKLHLLCNQQLKFLQEESYFFKVSKYQEQLLDYYHQHPDFIYPESRMNEMINNFLSPGLQDLSVTRTSFNWGILVKQNSKHIIYVWIDALSNYLSSLGYLSSDNSEFNKYWGENSEIVQFLGKEITRFHAIYWPILLMALNIRLPNKLISHSWITMNDDKMSKSKDNSINPLQLINEYGSDALRFFLVNDLHITRDSNYSLQLLIDSYNSNLVNNLGNLLSRTMTMTEKYFNNVIPQYVPSTNDLDKALEQHIHLTIESYEAKMNQYLINDAVKTVIELLHYANKYIEERTPWVLFTNPDANLNKVINNLLQVLKVSAYLLQPILVTKSIVIFQQLNINYEQLNFTNLTNFQDLDNVKINLKQILFPRINNN from the coding sequence ATGCAACCAAAATATTTTTATGTTTCGACGCCAATATATTATCCTAATAATGAATTACACTTAGGGCACGCGTATACAACAGTTTTAAGTGATGTTTTAGCTCGTTATAAGAAACAACAAGGTTATGAAGTATTTTTTGCTACTGGTAGTGATGAACACGGACAAAAAATTGCTAAAGCAGCACAATTAGCGAATATTACTCCCCAAGAATTTGTTGATGGCATCGTTAATAAGTTTAAAGATTTATGAACAGCTTTACAGATTGATTATTCTAAATTTATCAGAACTACTAGTCAAGAACATACTATTGTTGTTGAAAAAATCTTTAATCAGTTATTAGTCCAAGAAGATATTTACTTAGATCAATATGAAGGCTGATATTGTATTGCTTGTGAAGAATTTGTTACCAAATCACAAATTTCTCATGATAAGTTGCATTTGTTGTGTAATCAACAATTAAAGTTTTTACAAGAAGAAAGTTATTTTTTTAAAGTTTCAAAGTATCAAGAACAATTGTTAGATTACTATCATCAACACCCTGACTTTATTTATCCTGAATCACGAATGAATGAAATGATTAATAATTTTTTAAGTCCGGGACTTCAAGATTTAAGTGTTACAAGAACAAGTTTTAATTGAGGGATTCTGGTTAAACAAAATTCTAAACATATAATTTATGTTTGAATTGATGCTTTAAGCAACTATTTAAGTTCATTAGGTTATCTCTCATCAGATAATAGTGAATTTAATAAATATTGGGGAGAAAATAGTGAAATTGTGCAATTTTTAGGTAAAGAAATTACTAGATTTCATGCCATTTATTGGCCAATCTTATTAATGGCATTAAATATTCGTTTACCTAATAAATTAATTAGTCATTCGTGAATCACAATGAATGATGATAAAATGTCAAAATCAAAAGATAATAGTATTAATCCATTACAATTAATTAATGAGTATGGCAGTGATGCTTTACGATTTTTTCTTGTTAATGATTTACATATTACTAGAGATAGTAATTATAGTTTACAATTATTAATTGATTCATATAACAGTAATTTAGTTAATAATTTAGGTAATTTATTATCAAGAACAATGACAATGACAGAAAAATATTTTAATAATGTTATTCCGCAGTATGTTCCTAGTACTAATGATTTAGATAAGGCATTAGAACAACACATTCATTTAACAATTGAAAGTTATGAAGCAAAAATGAATCAATATTTAATTAATGATGCTGTTAAAACAGTAATTGAGTTATTACATTATGCTAATAAATATATTGAAGAAAGAACTCCTTGAGTATTATTTACTAATCCTGATGCTAATTTAAATAAAGTTATTAATAATTTATTACAAGTTTTAAAAGTAAGTGCGTATTTATTACAACCTATTTTAGTAACTAAAAGTATTGTTATTTTTCAACAATTAAATATTAATTACGAACAGTTAAATTTTACAAATTTAACTAATTTTCAAGACTTAGATAATGTTAAAATCAATTTGAAACAAATATTATTTCCGAGAATAAATAATAATTAG
- a CDS encoding transposase family protein produces MKFDKFNFINDKELLRLTGIKQSTFNKMLNILKEAELKKFKRGGKNNKLSLENRLLMTLSYWREYRTYFHLGKSFDISEASCYRNIKWIEDILIKHPDFQQLAGKKALINDYFNDKTIIIDATETPIQRPKKDKNNLIQEKRKNTLLKHK; encoded by the coding sequence ATGAAATTTGATAAATTTAATTTTATTAATGATAAAGAATTATTACGATTAACTGGAATAAAGCAAAGTACTTTTAATAAAATGTTAAATATTTTAAAAGAAGCTGAGTTAAAAAAGTTTAAAAGAGGTGGTAAAAATAATAAATTATCATTAGAAAATAGATTATTGATGACTTTATCATATTGACGAGAATATCGTACTTATTTTCATCTTGGTAAAAGTTTTGATATTAGTGAAGCTAGTTGTTATCGAAATATCAAGTGAATTGAAGATATTTTAATCAAACATCCTGATTTTCAACAACTTGCTGGTAAAAAAGCATTAATAAATGATTATTTTAATGATAAAACAATTATTATTGATGCTACAGAAACACCCATTCAACGCCCAAAAAAAGACAAAAACAATCTTATTCAGGAAAAAAGAAAAAACACACTATTAAAACACAAGTAA